The Magnolia sinica isolate HGM2019 chromosome 10, MsV1, whole genome shotgun sequence genome includes a window with the following:
- the LOC131257687 gene encoding putative disease resistance protein At1g50180, producing the protein MDLAQSVVEILLQKLVNTLIQEALFLYGVRDQVELVVFEFERMVAFLEDADSMQEGNKRVKKWVQHVRDAAYVAEDVIDTFILKIATSKRRKFLGCIKRYACIPVELKALHDVGSEIQRINNKIHRISESRSTYGIVDIGQGAGKSSADPILEERRLASPDFEEADYVGFQKDSDALVKKLTNESEQRRCVVSVVGMGGLGKTTLTKKVYNDPRLKAHFDSCAWISISQEYGVADLLQKILNCYFSKDKLKEVEKMDVNQLRREISKHLEKKRYLIVLDDIWSKEAWNDLKDAFSEMNNGSRVVLTTRKEEVALYAQSELHKPKLLNDKEDWELFCKKTFADGGCPGDLVGVGKEIVKKCGGLPLAVVVISGLLRTKTKESEEWEKVHQSISWHLVKGEFNISGILSLSYKDLPYYLKPCFLYLGNFPEDYEFHAKKLIQMWAAEGFLEERGEETLEEVGEDYLMELIQRSMVQVTERSSSRGIKKCRIHDLLRDLSISEAKEGMFLQVHSRINANAPPASRARRLAIHHNDISKYISLSSSTRRLRSVLMYAQGYVDLQRKEAKFLFRSCKLLRVLCLDSVIIKKLPREIGELIHLRYLGCTQTYLKSLPSSIGNLPNLQTLFVASHYDIKVPSTIGKMQQLRHLQLKNNEEGGGVIEGQPRLERISNLQTLSRVMAGKWMEGCLENLTNLRKLGIVIVTTADAEVFKDSIVKLGYLHSLSVSVRDIRLLVPRNSHLVKLRRSEQFKTQEWSLPPFSNLLKLSKLYRKVREVTRVCSIPSKPHQAYLELLRFKARPIGDFREAAKTPHSQIAGISVQGKGNGLLFTRVSSA; encoded by the exons ATGGACCTTGCTCAGTCCGTTGTGGAGATCCTTCTCCAAAAACTCGTTAACACCCTCATCCAAGAAGCTTTATTCTTATATGGGGTTCGCGATCAAGTTGAATTGGTCGTGTTTGAATTTGAGCGGATGGTAGCCTTCTTGGAAGATGCAGACTCCATGCAAGAAGGAAATAAAAGAGTGAAGAAATGGGTGCAGCACGTGAGAGATGCTGCATATGTTGCTGAGGACGTCATCGACACCTTCATCTTAAAGATAGCAACCTCAAAGCGAAGAAAATTTCTAGGGTGCATTAAACG GTATGCTTGCATCCCCGTTGAGCTGAAAGCTCTCCATGATGTGGGCTCGGAGATCCAACGGATAAACAATAAAATCCATAGGATCTCTGAAAGTAGGTCGACTTATGGAATTGTCGATATAGGCCAGGGAGCAGGGAAGAGCTCCGCGGATCCAATCCTTGAAGAACGGAGGCTCGCTTCTCCTGACTTTGAGGAAGCAGATTATGTTGGCTTTCAAAAGGACTCAGATGCACTGGTCAAGAAGTTGACCAATGAGAGCGAGCAGAGACGTTGTGTTGTTTCTGTAGTTGGAATGGGTGGTCTCGGTAAGACCACTCTTACCAAGAAAGTTTATAACGACCCTCGTCTTAAAGCACATTTTGACTCTTGCGCATGGATTTCTATATCACAAGAGTATGGTGTGGCAGATCTTCTTCAGAAAATCTTAAATTGTTACTTCTCAAAAGATAAGCTCAAGGAAGTGGAGAAGATGGACGTCAATCAGTTGAGGCGTGAAATTTCTAAGCATTTGGAAAAGAAGAGATACTTGATAGTCTTGGATGATATATGGTCAAAAGAAGCGTGGAATGATTTGAAGGATGCATTTTCAGAAATGAACAACGGCAGTAGGGTTGTCCTCACTACACGAAAAGAAGAAGTAGCTTTATATGCACAAAGCGAGCTCCATAAACCGAAACTTTTAAACGATAAAGAGGACTGGGAATTATTCTGTAAGAAAACATTCGCAGATGGTGGTTGCCCTGGGGATTTGGTGGGCGTGGGAAAAGAGATTGTGAAAAAATGCGGCGGTCTACCTCTTGCTGTCGTTGTCATCAGTGGGCTCCTAAGGACGAAGACGAAAGAATCAGAAGAGTGGGAGAAAGTACACCAGAGCATCAGCTGGCATTTGGTCAAGGGAGAATTCAATATCTCGGGCATATTATCTTTGAGCTATAAAGATCTGCCCTATTACTTGAAACCATGTTTTCTCTACCTGGGCAATTTTCCAGAGGACTACGAATTCCATGCCAAGAAATTGATTCAAATGTGGGCTGCAGAAGGTTTTCTTGAAGAGAGAGGGGAAGAAACTTTGGAGGAGGTTGGAGAAGATTATCTAATGGAATTGATTCAAAGAAGCATGGTTCAAGTCACAGAAAGAAGTTCAAGCCGAGGTATTAAAAAGTGTCGCATCCATGATCTTTTGCGGGATCTCTCCATATCGGAAGCTAAGGAAGGTATGTTTCTTCAAGTTCACAGTAGGATCAATGCAAATGCTCCTCCTGCATCTAGAGCTCGTCGACTTGCAATTCACCATAATGACATAAGTAAGTACATATCCTTAAGCTCTTCCACTCGACGCCTTCGTTCTGTGTTAATGTATGCCCAAGGCTATGTGGATCTTCAAAGAAAAGAAGCAAAGTTTCTCTTTAGAAGCTGTAAGTTGCTTAGGGTGTTATGTCTAGACAGTGTAATAATAAAAAAGCTACCGAGGGAAATAGGTGAACTAATCCACTTGAGATACCTCGGTTGTACTCAAACTTATTTAAAAAGTCTCCCATCGTCCATAGGCAATCTTCCCAATTTACAAACTCTATTTGTAGCATCCCATTATGATATAAAAGTACCAAGCACAATCGGGAAAATGCAACAGTTAAGACATCTTCAACTGAAGAACAACGAAGAAGGTGGGGGAGTGATAGAAGGGCAACCAAGGCTGGAGCGGATAAGTAACCTGCAGACTCTATCAAGAGTAATGGCTGGCAAATGGATGGAGGGCTGCTTGGAAAACCTCACCAATCTTAGAAAATTAGGAATAGTTATAGTAACAACAGCTGATGCTGAGGTATTCAAAGATTCTATTGTCAAATTGGGCTACCTCCACTCTCTGTCGGTTTCGGTAAGAGACATAAGGTTATTGGTACCTCGTAATTCACATCTTGTAAAGTTAAGAAGAAGCGAACAATTCAAAACCCAAGAGTGGTCGCTACCTCCTTTTTCAAATCTTCTCAAATTAAGCAAGTTGTACAGGAAAGTTAGAGAAGTTACCCGAGTCTGCTCAATTCCCAGTAAACCTCACCAAGCTTACCTTGAATTACTCCGGTTTAAAGCAAGACCCATTGGCGACTTTAGAGAAGCTGCAAAAACTCCGCATTCTCAAATTGCTGGCATTTCCGTACAAGGGAAAGGAAATGGCTTGCTCTTCACAAGGGTTTCCTCAGCTTGA